AAGCGTTATACATTTATGTGAGCATGGAAGGGAAATCTATTCCGATGGCCTTAGTTGATAATGGGTCAGCCTTGAATATTTGTCCGTGGAGAACGTTAGAGAAGATCGGTGTTCAGAGAGAAAGTGTTGTACCTTCAGACTTATGTGTTCGCGGTTTTGATAGCGCAAAGAAAGAAATCATGGGTAGCTTCAAAACAATTGTGAAAATGGTAGGAGTATCATCTGAAGTAGAGTTTGTTGTCATTGATATGAAGCCATCATATAATATCATTTTGGGTCGACCGTGGTTACACCAGATGAAGGCAGTAGCATCAACTCTGCATTAGAAGGTTCGATTTGTATCACGAGGAAAGTTGATCACAATAAATGGCGAGTCGTATATTACGGTAGGCACTAGCTCAGTACATGCTACGTTTGAAGAGGTTCACCTCAACGAATTTACTGTCCGTATGATATCAGGAAAAGGTAACAATCCGTACAAGATACCGGTGTTTGATTATTTCTCTCATCTAGTATTGTATTTGATAAACAAGATGAATTATTTTTCGGGTTTTGGTTTAGGTCCACAAGCTTCAGAAATACCAGGTTTAGTGCAGATGGTAGGAAATGTGAATCGTCGTGGTATGAGTTATGAGCCATCCGGGCTCCATGAGGGAAGTAGATGTAAAATAGTTGACACTTATATTCCGATCCCACCTACCTTGAATGGCCAGTTCGTAAAACAAGGAGAAACCATTCCTTATTTCTAATTCTCATAACCATTCATACACCCAACCTCCAAACGTCGATTTCCAGGTTTGAAAATCTTTCCTGATTGTCGTCTTACTCAAACCCCTTTTTCTTTCGTGATCAGGGGAACCAGATGATTGGCAGGACGTACTTTCGTGAACGCGAGCCGGGAACAAGGAACAACTATTTCCTAAAGACGATACATACACAAGCCCTTCTAAGCCATTCAGGCCAGAAGAGTTGATCCACACAGACTCTGACAGTGATGGCGTCACGGATAACGAGGAGGACGATCCGTACTTGACAAAACATGCATTCTCTAAAAATAATTCGAACTTAAAAACTATCATGTCTAAATTTCATTCACATGcagaacattattttaataactctaAGTCTGTGAACACTTTGaacaatgtttttaataatgaagaagaaactttTGATTATATGTCTTCCGATGAAACGGTTAAATCAGAAATGACACAGGAGATGAGACATTATCTAAATAAACAAGAGGAGAATTTATCCACTGCAGAAGAAATAATTGAAATCAATCTTAACAAAGAAGAAGATCCTCAGATTGTTTTAATCggtaaaagttaaaataatttagaacgaaaaaatctaactaaacttttaaaaataaacaaagatgTTTTTTCATGGTCTTATAAAGATATGTCAAGACATTGATCCATAAATCATCCAACACCCATACCACTTTACGAAGACACAAAATCGGTGAAGTAGAAGCTCTAGAGAATGAAGGCAGACATCGTGACAAGATCAAAGAGAAAGTTTAGAAATAGCTCGATGCAGAATTCCtcgaagtggtagattaccTAGAGTGGATCACCAATGTAGTCCCAGTCGcgaagaaagatggaaagatctGAGTATGTGTAGACTATCAAGATCTCAACAAAGCAATCCCTAAAGACAGCTTCCCACTGCCACACATCGACATGCTAGTGGATCACGTAACATGCCAtcaactcctatcattcatggatgGATTCTCAGACTACAACCAAGTATTGGTGGCTTTAGAAGACAAGGAAAAGACAACATTCATCATAGAAGTTGGAACATTTTGCTATAGAGTCATGCCTTTCGGGTTGAAGACCACAAGAGCAACATATCAACGAGCTGCCACAATGATTCTTCACaatatgatccacaaggaagtagaagtctatgtcgatGATATGATTGTCAAGTTAAGGGATCGAGAATGGCACATCCAgaatcttgacaaattcttaGAATGCATCCGGAAAttccaacttaggctcaacccGAAGAACTGCACATTTAGAGTAATAACAGAAAAGATgctaggcttcttaatcacgcaAAGATGAATAGAGGTTGATCCAAGAAAGATAAAAGTAATCACGGAAATGCCACCTCCATGAAGCGAAAAAGAAGTACGAGGCTATCTATGCAAGATTcagtatataagtcgattcataaacaagttgactatgacatgtgaatctttgtttaaacttttaaagaaaaatgaaagattcgttTGGGATGACGCTTGTCGAAACAcattcgagaagataaagggGTACCTCAAGAATCCTCATATTCTGATGCCACCAAGAGTAGGCGTGCCActaatcctatacttaacaATCACAAAAAACTCGATGGATAGTCTACTagcccaagaaaacgaggaGAAGACAGAAGTCACAGTCTATCATGTAAGAAAGCGCATGACAGActacgaacttaattactcgccaGTAGAAAATGTGTGTTGGCCCTAGCTTGGGTCACCAAGAGGCTAAGACATTCTATGAAAGCCCACACAGTCAATTTGGTATCCAAACTTGatccaattcgtcatttattcTAGAAAACGCTTTTGTCACCGAGATTAtctaagtggatgatgatgatcagagTATGACTTCGAGTGCACAGTtcagaaatctatcaagggAAGTGTTAACATTCTCATACGACGAAGTGATGACTATCAACCCTACAACCTGGAAGCTACTATTCGATGGAGCTTTAGGAAAACAAGGCTATGCATCAGAATACTACTCATCGATCATGTGGGGACATACAATCCAATCTCAGTCAAGCTTGAATATCCCGTGACGAACAATGAAGCAGAGTACAAAGTATGCATCTCTAACCTTGAAGATTGCTCACGAAAAAGGAACTAGACGCCTagaagtagtaggagactcgaacttagtcatttcacaagaTAATGATGAATGATAAGTCAAGGGAGAGaacctcaaaccctaccatcGACACTTATTGACTCTAATGGCTAAGTTTGAACATGTGGCATTCACACACGCTCCGAGAAGTCAGAATCGATTCGCAGACGCTTCGGTCACGTTAGCAGCCATGACGCAAATCACAAAAGGAATCAAGATCAAGCCTTTAAATATTCGTCGTAAACAAAGAAGAGACTTCAAGTGAAGGATGATAGCCAACGCCGAAGTGGCTCCCAAATCGTGGTTCGAATCTATACAAAAGTACGTCgagcatggagagtatccttcacacttccaGAAGGAAGAGAGGGGAGCTCTACGCCAATATGCAATCAACTACGTGCTACTCGCAGGAAATATATATCGATTCTCCTTTGAtagttaaaaaatgttatatatcgACCAACCTCAAGCATCTTAGATCATGGAGAAAGTACACGCAtgaacatgtggcccacacatgaacaTATCAACATTCGCTAAGAAAATCCTTCACTTTGGCTACTATTGGAAGAACATGGAACAAAAATGTGTAGAGtatgttaagaagtgtcatcaatgtcaagtttacgcgaATTTGAAGCACACCCCAACATCTCTACTGTACAACATGACCTCACCATGGAcattctcgacatggggaataAATATCATCGGTAAAATCTATACTCATGCTTCGAACGAACACGAGTTCATCTTTGTAGTTAACGACTATTTCACAaagtgggtcgaagctcaatcatacCAGGTGCTCAAGTCAtcacatgttgccaagttcatacgCAAAAACATCATTGCACGCTACAGAGTTCCTAAAGTCTTGATCTTAGACAATGATTGACACTTCTGaggagaagtactcaaagtactagGATTGAACACCATAAGTCCTCACCTTATCGTTCTCAGACGAACGACACAATAGAAGCAAcgaacaagaacatcatcaccgtcatcaagaagatgactcagacGTACAAGGATTGCCACGAGAAACTTCCATACACCCTCTAAGGCTACAGAACGACCATTCGAACGTCAACATGAGAAACGCCATTCGCATTGGTTTACGGAATTGATGCAGTGTAACCTATCGAAATTGAAGTCCCTACTCCAAGAGTTTTACTCGAAacacaagtagtggaggaagattggtgtaagtcacggtaCAATCAACTAGCTCTTATGGAAGATAAGAAGTTAAACGCGTTATGTCACACGCAAGCATACTAGAGAAGAATGACTagagctttcaacaagaaggtgaaacctaAGAACATTCAAGAAGACAATCTAGTCCTAAAGAAGAACCTACAGATATtagaccctagagggaaattcTAAACACCgtgggaaggaccctaccttGTCAAGAAGGTATTTTTAGGTggcgccacgagattgaccaccttggacggagaagaactctcagcacccttcaacgtcgacatgctcaaaagatagTTCGTCTAAAATATGCGTAATGAAGTACATTCACGAAATACATAcaaccaaagttcataactcacaagttttgaactacgtgagacctaaCTTTATCGAGAGTATGTAGGCagcccatccagggtgcggtcaccactatcaattatcgaaaaaagttgatagacatttcacatCACATCACATACAACTAAAGTTCATaactcacaagttgtgaactacatGAGAcatgatctctctcgagagtatgTATACAGtccatctagggtgcggtcaccactatcaattatcgaaagaagttgatagacatttcacatCACATGCATTTATTGTTTAAATCAAAAGgggagttaatcacactctgagttgactcctaaaccaaaaactcatAGTTAACAACACTAAgggaatttttataaaaatgaccACAAGATCCTCATAGAGTCCTACTTGaaaaaatataacgcccaaagctaaagtatttttctcttcgacttaggATCTCAACGTTTTCACaagaattcaaacaaacatttttcaaacaaatgcatggaactacgttggacaTGAATtccctagctatgggatacgtaggcaacttgtatgagcccggtcctaaacattttcaaaaaccaaacctATATATCAACACTAGgagcattttttttttataaaaatgagcaCAAGATCCCCATaaagtcccacttgagaaaatataatgcccaaagctaaagtattttgCTCTACGACTTAGgatctcaatttttttcaaaagattCACACACAAATGCTAGAATTTTTCACAAACAAagtgcatggaactacgttggacctgaattcccctagctataggatacgtaggcagcttgtatgagcccggtcctaaacattttaaaaaatcaaaccctTGTATCGACACTAAGGGAATtctatgaaaatgaaatgattaaaaGATCCCCACATAGTTAGcttaaatgagtaaatataacGCCTAACATATGGCTAAAGCACTTTATTCTCCAGCAGCTTAGGATCTCCATAGATTTTCATCTTAAGTCAATTACTACTCCAGTAAATACTTAAATAACCTCCCCAGCTTAAGTCAATTGTCACTCTAGCAGATACTTAAATAACCTCCCcaacttaagtcaattgccaCTCCAGTAGATACTTAAGAAATTTCCCCAGTTTAAGTAAATTGTCACTCCAGCAAACACTTAAGAAATTTCCCcaacttaagtcaattgccaCTCCAGTAGACACTTAAGAAATTTCCCTAGCTTAAGTCAATTATCACTCTAACATATACTTAAGGAAATGCCCACAACATAATTCAATTGCAACTCTAGTATAAACTTAACTTCGCATTTCGTTAAGagagggtatttataggcaaaactatgaaaccctagggcccaaagacccatttaacacacttgacgTTGGAAAGAGAAAACCATTTTAAAcatgtacaaatgtttaaaaaaatggagcaatctccacttgacatgtcactaaatgtcaAGTGATATCCAATAGGATTTAAGCTTAATTAATAATGATgcaatacttggtcattttaatttttaataaaaaaaatgatcaagCCTTCAAGCTTCTCTTCAACACACGGCTGTATCCCTCTTCATTTGGaaacttttttccttttttagaCAGCTTCCCCTTTTCCTTAGGTAACTTCTTTGACTACACATATTGAATTGAGGCTTCAAGGTTTGCGTCTGTCACCATCATAAAGGTGAACGTTGCCTTTACCATCATGAAGGTGAACACTGACTTCACCTAATTCTTTTTAGCAATTTGACTTCATGGGTCGGATCTCGGGCATGGGTCGGTCCTTAGGTTGGGTCACTggtcggatccgtcaattggGATCATTTCCTTGTCCTTTCTTCGGGTTGACTTTCCTTTTATTTGGATCTTCTTGGCCCCATTCACAATTTTGGTCCGAATCTTGCATGTGAATCTTGGATTTCCCCTTTGAAAAGTCACACATCTCcctttatcatacatttttttttgttgttgttgaaaaacaaaagagacaatttatttttattattcctacttctaaggaacaattataattataataaaaatgttaactaattaattcaaaataaaatcgCAAAACCTAACCTAACAACTAATTAGTCGAcaactaatctaacaatttaaaacaattaatctaaaaaataacaaaattatatataaaaaaattttacttttaaattaaaaaacgctaatatatattttgcatgttttatttatttataaatatccaaggtattaatttaaatgtaaccttgaatattcaaagtatAATAACTTACCCAAGTGTTATAacttagacaaattactaccttaacttattaagaatctaaaatcaattatttctaaaaattcaattgttccaaaaataattgtctttaaaataaatcgtgaaATAAGCCCgagaatgaattcgagaaattTGTATAGGCTCAGACTtattaaaagcataaactataaaattggggagtgaaaaatgagtgtctacacaACTACTCATGACTGTTAGTTCCAAGTAGTTGACTTCAAAACAATTACGGGGAAGACTGATGGGGAGGATGATGACTCTTGGAAACCCATTAGAGAAAGACGTGGCTTTTCGAGAAAGGGAACGACATGTTCGGATTGCCTTAAGAATCTAGGAGACAGTGTCCCTAATATAGTTAGAAATTAGTTCTCCATTGGGATCATTAAGAATCCCAGGACTCTTTTATGGAAGCTACTTGGAAGATTCATGCCCAACGAGTGACATGTTACATGATAGGATTACTCTTTATTTTGAAGTAGGCAAGGTTTGTAACCGAATGACCTCTAGACTTTGGTGAAAGAGAGTCATCGGAGAGTCATTCCCCTTGTGTGATTGAAGGGATGGGGCCCACATGACGAAGGAGGAAAGTACGACTTAGTGATAAAATGGATCGGACCTCCGTGGGCTGCCTACGTATCCTTGAGGAGGAATCAAGTTCAAACATAGTTCAATGACTCACACTTGGAAATCTCATGAGGAATGCCTAAGGGGGTTGGACTAGCTACTCCTCCGACCCATAATGGATTCTAAGGGAAGGGCAGAGCCTCACTTGCTTGCAGTAGGATGGTTTTTGTTCGTTGCTGAGACGATTTCAAACTAGACTTAGGGAGGAGGATTAAAATAGTCCTCTCTTCCTGGCATCACTGGCTAGGGCTTTCGAATCAAAGCATGGGCATCTGCAACTAAGAGGGAGCAGTAGATCGTCAATTAAAGAGCCAGGTTAGTTTGATTCTATTGATTATTGATTCGACTAAAGGGACTCCTAGCAAACTTGTATGAAGGGGCCCCATAGAGAAGCCGGAGATGCAGGTTTGAAGCTCCAGCTTCGCTCTTCAGCTCGGTAGAATAAGGAAAAAACCTGAAACAACTCAAAGTAAAACACCAGAAAAGCATTAAAAAATTCCATACTAAAAGAACTTTTGGTTAACAAGAATACAAAAGGTTAAGATCAACCGCATCCTCCCCGGATCGAAAAGAAAAACGAGGTCTAAGTCCAAATATAAAGGAAATTAAAAGTTCTACTAGTAAACGAAGGCAGCGGAGATAGATTCGGGTCTTCTACAAGTCCATGAAGTTTGGACtcgtcttcttcctcgcgacgaACAGACGATGGTGACCGATTTGCTGAAGAAATGATGAAGTTTAACTTCATCATATCTCaaccaataatattttttttaaatcgaaaTGATCGTAGTAGTCTTGTGATCATTTCCCCGACGTTCATAGGTTGTCACATTCGTCTGAACAAATAGAATTCGGCCGGAGAGTTAAAACTATTAAATGGTTGTCGGGCCAAAATTAAACCGATTTAACTACTTGTTTGGCTCCTCTGGATGATGAAGAAGGCAAAGAGAGCAACCGAAAAAGTAATCAAAATCgccattaacaaaaaaaatcaagttttttttctttccaaaagAAGCTTTAAAGCTCGATTTCAATCCAAGAAAAAGCTCTATCAACTTCTTAAGAGTGATTTCTAATTTAGTGTAAGCTATCACTCATGTTGTAACTTAAATTATCtacaaaaactcaaaatttatacatttgagttctcatgttcttcaatcatgtattgttgtttcatttgatgATTGAAATTTTATCTTAAGATCATTTATAAGCTTTATGTTGAAACGAATTGCTTCCATTCACCCTAAATAAAAAaggatgaatttaaaaaaaaattgattgttGTTCTTGAACACCAACTCACAACTCAATAAGCATCCTAATAGTTTCTATATACTCCAAAAAaagcattttaaaataaattcctaGTGATTTGGTAGATGATTGCCCAAATTTCATAAAACTCTTCTTTGTGGTTATGTTTCTGTTCTAATTTATCAAAAGAAGCTTGTGGAAAGCTTACAAATCAATTTTGGTTCGAATTAGGTAAATCCCGTTTTTCGGACCATGTTTTTCGTCTAGGTTCCGACGAGGCCTTGATAGGATGAATGATGGCCTTAGGAAGAATGACGGCCTTAGGAAGTAGTAAACATCTTCTAAATTGACGAGGGTAAGCTTCATATATGTTTAGTTTTGAAATTGGAGGCTTCAAacagaaaaaacaaaaatgagaCATAGAGGTTGAAGACGATGCCCATCTCGACCAAAACTCACTAATGTTTCTCAGTTGATCACGCATCTTGCCTTGTCCACAAGCATGTCGACCTTGACCACGTTTTCGATCGAGCGCTCGCCCAACGACCGAAAAATCGCGTGCCCTTCCTCCTTCCCGACCGAGGGTCATCTTGCGTGTTAACTAGTCCTTTGGCCTGTTGACCATAGATCAGCCCCACGTCTAGAAGCCTAAAAACCCGCTCACCCGAGactaggggtgagcattgggtggattaatccgaaatccaatccaattcgaatcctaaatactaattcggattgaATTGAGATCGGATTGGATTGAGTTCGGATTAAATgaaatcggattggattaggattatccaaattatccaaactatctaaataaaaacatatttttcaattcatttttctttaaattaaatttcatctcaatatattatatattttacttatcatcactttgacaacaatatttatttttatttatttttattattttttttcagattcaaatttaataataataaaaaattcgaaacttaaaaaaaataaaaataaatatgttaactaatttcaagttgatatatctaaatattttttagtttggattatccaaaccattttcaatccaatccgtatctgatccgtattaattagtaaaatggtttgaattacggattggataaatttagtttgaatttaatacggatcggacaaAACAGATTGATTTTACCCATTTGTTCACCCCTACCCGAGACACATTAACCCAAGGTTTGAATGACCCTTAAGCCCTATTtgtgtgttattttattattattattattattattattattattattattattattattattattattatgtgtttgatattttaaaagctttataatatttttaaaatttcaaaaataaaaaataaaagaaaataacatttaagaatatatattttacatttatacaaaaaaaaaaattataaatattatttaacaaagATAAATTGTCTCTAAAATGACTATCATCCAAAATAAACTTGGattaaaaaatagtaagtaTTTGTATGTTCTATATAGTGTTacatttataattgattaatgagtcttttaaaaatgaaatttaccCTTTTTTTTACaacaacataattttttaatttgataattttgtgaaaatgtataaaattttatttaaataaaatgcaatatttttttttttgttttgtaagtaaaaaaaaatgtgaaattggATTCGGGTTAACCCGATTACAATAGGATAGAAGGGTCAAACCCTTTCGTCTTCTTTGTTCTGTTTGGCCGAATCCACGCAGGGGAAATGAGAGCAGAAAAACTTCATTGCCGGCTACAATCTAAGCTTCCATGATTCCtgtacagatctagggtttacgATTCCTCACTTGGGAATAAATCAAGATTCATATATTCGTGTATACAGTCCTCCTCGCTACTTCTCTAAGCTTTTAAGAACACCTGAAGATGGATGATACTGGAGAACTCACCCTAGTTGCAAGAAAACCCTCCTTTGGTCTCCCCACATCATGCCCTCAATGCCTACCTGTTTACATCTATCTCAAGTTTGCTAAAATTCCCTTCACTTTGTCCTTTAATCTCGTTTATCCCGATTCAGGTTCTTACCCTTTTCCTCTCTTATGCATATTTGATGATTCATCTGTTTGTTTGACTTCAATCTTTATCCATTATGAAAATTAGATAGAGAAGAAGCTAGAAAAATGCATGATTTATGTATATTTgttaactttttctttttgcTAGATCAAATTCCATATGTTGAGTCTGGTACTAATGTGGCATACAACAATGAAAAGGGTGGTGTTATTGAGGGTTTAAAGAAAGCTGGCATTGTTGATTTGGATTCTGAAGCTTCTGCTCTCCCTGAATGGATTTCCATGACTGCTTTGGCTTCATCTTGGCTAGGAGATGCAATCATGTATGATCTCTGGTTGAATTCTGATGGGAGCTCGGCTCGTAAGATATACTATGATGATCTTCCATGGCCAATTGGGaagattttatatttcaagCAAGTGAACTTTACTAAACAACTACTTGGTTTGACCAGAGAAAATAGTGAACGAAGAGAAGAGGAGGTAGTTACTACTCTTTGTTTTCTTCATCTCATGCTATGACTAACGCGTTTTTTGGGCTTTGTCTATCTTGTATGTTTACTAATTCGCAGATTTATAGGAGAGCTGAAATAGCGTATTCTTCTCTTTCAACTAGTTTAGGTGATCAACagtttttatttggaaacagGTAACTAACTGCCTTTTGTTGTGCCATTGTAAGTTTTGTTTACTTGTCATTGGGCTTAACACGAAATGGCTGCAAAATAAAACTTTGTGCTCATATTTATAGAGGTAGGCACTGATTGTATGAAACTTGTGTATTTGCTATTGTAGGCCAACAAGCTTGGATGCAGTTTTTCTTGGACATGCTCTTTTTGCTCTTCATGCTTTACCAGTGAGTGCTTATTCAATAGTTATTCAATAGGAGATGATCAATGAACAAGTATGAATGCAGCTTAGATCTGCATTACATTATCAAAATTTCTTAGTTTCCTGTATTCTTCTGTTTGTAATCGCAGGAAACATCTGTTCTCCGCAGCAAGTTATTGGAGCATTCTAATCTCGTAAATTATGCTGAAAAACTTAAGGTGGAATTCATTGATAACAGTTCTCCTTCATCTTCTATACCACCACTTCATACCGGAGGAGGAGGTCCTTCAAATTGGAGTATGTTTTCAAATCTCATTCATTTGTCTATTTCAATTTTGACTTAGACAAGTTTTGATTAGATTTCAACAATTGTTCATTGTTTTGTAATCGGGTTTCAATTGGTCCCAAATCAAAAggtaaaaattagaaattaggtCGGAGTAAAGCCAAGATTTGTCAATGAATTCCTTCATAATAGTGTTCGAGTTTTGATTTTATCGCACCACCCTTCAACTTAGGGCATTTTTATTGAGAATCGAACATGAGACACTTGAGCTACCCTAGTGTATTGATTTTCTCATCTATGTTCTCATTTTTTTTGTAGGTTCAAAACCTAAGACCAAGCCTAAGAAGGAAAAGACTGAAGAAGAGAAAAAGTTTAAAAGAAGAACCAAATATTTCTTGGTAACACAACTAGTGGCTGTTCTAGTTTTTCTCTCGCTCCTCGGAGGTTCAGAAGTAGATGTTGACGAGGATGATGGCGATGATGATCATGATTATGATGACTGAACAAGATACCATTGCTTCATATCCTTTTTTCTGAACCACATTCCTGAATAATACAGCACATCAGTTTGTTTTGTATTCGATTATGTCTTAGAAAAAGAGTATAATAACAGGACAAGATTTGTCTGAAATCTTTGTAGATGTAAGGCGGTTCAGTTTTGTTGTAGCCTATCGTCTCTTGTTTTTGACTTACTTTCGAACCAGGTTGGTGCATGAATGAATATTGCCCaacttttatttgtttgatttctaAACTTTGGAGTCGAGCTTTAAAAAGATTAGTGCTAATTGAAGAAGTTTTTCACAATGAACCCGATTTGTATGAAAGCTTCGTTACGAACAGGGATGTTATTGGCGGCGGTCTGGGAAAAGGGAGTACAAACCCCGATTCCTCCTAACACCAACTATCCCGGTCCCTATTGGTGGACTGGATTCCCTGTGCGGCATCAAAATAccatatattttcaaaattgtataaacatatcaaatatttaaaaaaatattatttttaattataaaaataatgatgttCTATAacttgatatttattatctataCTTAGAGGCAAAACTACTTATAATATAGATTGCCTTTTATATTCCATCTATATATCCaacatatatgattttatatcattttttcttttaaaacaaatattaatagtaaattaaaaaaaaatattatacataaagaatgacattattataatttttatgtatGGCACATAACTACAATCTCCGCAGCTGCCCTGATTTTCGGTCAATATCTTTCGATTTTTTTTCAATCCGTCTCGATCTCTGGTTCAAAGTGGGAAAATCCAACCGATTGGAATCGATTCAAATATCGGGGGAGTTTTAAATTAGCGTCCGTAGTTAGGAATCTTTCTTGATTAGCTTTGCAGGTATTTGACAATTTGAAACAATTATTTAAGCTAGATCAATCAAATAAACCTTAAAGTCCTTATATTCTTTGGCCATAGAGTTTTGTATTGTAGcctagtttatattttatattttatattataataggaTTAGGCATATTAACTACTTCTTTCCGAAGATTCACTTATTTTAAAGGGCACTACTACTTCACCTTATATATGATTGAAGTTAATGGTAGGACATgtgtttataatttaaatggttatccctacctaattaatcaattcaatgaaaaacataacaacttttttctttatatatttctaatGTCAACTCATTTCTATATATACTTTAACTTGTGAAAGTGT
This is a stretch of genomic DNA from Impatiens glandulifera chromosome 4, dImpGla2.1, whole genome shotgun sequence. It encodes these proteins:
- the LOC124934204 gene encoding mitochondrial outer membrane import complex protein METAXIN is translated as MDDTGELTLVARKPSFGLPTSCPQCLPVYIYLKFAKIPFTLSFNLVYPDSDQIPYVESGTNVAYNNEKGGVIEGLKKAGIVDLDSEASALPEWISMTALASSWLGDAIMYDLWLNSDGSSARKIYYDDLPWPIGKILYFKQVNFTKQLLGLTRENSERREEEIYRRAEIAYSSLSTSLGDQQFLFGNRPTSLDAVFLGHALFALHALPETSVLRSKLLEHSNLVNYAEKLKVEFIDNSSPSSSIPPLHTGGGGPSNWSSKPKTKPKKEKTEEEKKFKRRTKYFLVTQLVAVLVFLSLLGGSEVDVDEDDGDDDHDYDD